From Aspergillus luchuensis IFO 4308 DNA, chromosome 2, nearly complete sequence:
GTAACCCAGCCATTGTGACCCTCAAGGGTACCGCGAAGGACGAGCTGCTCAGCCATGTTGGGAGtctgggaggagagagggatgaACGCGGGCGGAGCAATTGTCGTTGACTCTAGGCTGGAGATAAAAATCACAGCATTGAGGATGGAGTGGCAGACACTCAGCGTGCCCGCCTGAGCCCTAACTAGCGCGCCCAGCCCTTCTCGCCGTTGTGCGGTACCGCCAACCCTAACTCGTATAAGCGAGTCACGTGAATACTCACCGCCTGCCTCGGCTGCTGACCGCCTATGGCCATCTATATCATAGATATCAAGTTAAGTGTGAATGAACCCTCTTTATCGAACGGCAATGCTTTTATAACCCTCCCAATTTATCCCTGTAAAGCCATCCCGGTGTATAATCTGTACAATCTCGCCCAACATATAATACAAGCCAACTATACAATCTCGCGTCACTtacacacaccaccaccatgcctATGGCAGCAGACTAGCAAGCTCAGTTGTTGAACACCTGCACATTGGGCATACGTCCCAGTCCAGGTCCACCagtcttcttggtcttcgcAGCATGGAAGCCCGTGGCACTGTTATCCCGAACATGTTGACGCAGGAGTCTCAGCACATTGGAGTCGGCCCATCGTGACGGAACGGGCCGGTATGCAGCCTTGAAAGCACCAACCGTCTGCGCCCACTCGCCGCTCTTGGCTCCAGTACGCTTCCACGTCTCCGTAGGAGTATCCTGAGCGCCTGCTTCGGTGGAAACAGCAGCCTCAGTCCCCTCAGCCGGAGGGTCCTGGGTGGCCCAGTAGTAAATATCCCAGTCATTCTCATCCAAGAACCGGTCATACTCCTGCAACTGCTCCTTGTTCATATCGGCCAGATAAACATCGGCGAACGTAGACAACAGGAGATCAGACTCGAGGATTCCGCGCTTGCGGCTCTGATCTATAGCATCCCCGGATTTGTATCAGCTACTCATTCCAAACAGAAAGACTCAAAGGGGAAGTGAACTGGGGATCACGAACACAACAACCGAGCCCTCATAGTAGTaacatcctcgccctcccgGCGCAGCGGCTCAACCTTGAAGGTAATGCCCTCCATCTCTCCAACACCAAGTTCAGGCTTCTGAGCCCCCGTCTCCTGGCGACCTCCGGTGAAATGCTCGACTCTTCCGGGGTACGGATCCGCCGGCCGGTAGTTGGGGTCGACCGAGTTCAACATCTCCGGGGGAGCCGGCTTCTCACCGACCTTGGGGAAGTCCTTGGTCATGGTGGAGGTCGTGTTGGGCACATGAGGGTTAGGGGGCTTGTTTGTCTGGTTCTTGCGATGCTCGGGGGCCGTGGATGGTGCGCGATCATTGTTGTTCACGCTGTTTTGACGAACAGCCGAGCTGCCGAAGGAGCGCCGGGCAAAAGTTGTCGTAAGAGAGATTGACGAGGTTGATGGCCGCATGAAGCGGTTGATGAGTCTGGGTGCAGACATTATGATGTCGCTATGGTGATTGGCACTGACCTATAGTGGAAATGAGTGGGATATTGGAGGATTGGTCGTGATATCCTGGGGGAGGTCGACGATAAAGTAAGAACGGAAGCCGAAGAATGACGGGGTTGACATCATCCGGAGAAACCTCGTTTGCATTGTTTGCAGGGTTGTTCACCAACCGTCTCCGGCGCATTTCCAACGCGGTTGGTTTGCTCCCCTTGCCTCGCTGATGTTGTTATGACTGCAGGATGTCAGAGTCTGTGGGCTGCAATTGGCTCTCGAAGAGTGAAGTCTTATTGACTAACATGGAATCCAGTCTGGAGTTACACAGTATCGCGTTGGCTGTCTTATTGCTAGCGGCTCCGTGGTGACATACTACAGCACCTAGCGACGGTCTTTCGACTTTGGGTAGAGGCCTTCTTTCTATGTGGGTAAAAATGGCTAGAaatttgataataataccgATCACCAGCACCAATATACATGCACAGTTGTCATACTCCTCATCAAATAATCAATCAGTGTACCGTGAAGCAAATCCCGGAGCTACATAGGGCCAAGATGATAATGAAATGCATTGAAAAGAAATAGTCCATATTTTGTcatgaaaagagagaaagcaTCAACCTGgaaccttctctttctcacgATTCTAGATTTAAACCGACATGGTCTAGATAAGGTGCTTGGATCTACAAATCCAAACAGTTAGCCACACCACCCAAATACCAGACTAGGGGAAGCGTCatagagaggaaaagaacaTACCTGAAGTAAGCCCTCAGATACACAACCTGCCAAGCACCCAATCCAACCAGCATACCCATAGTACCGAATGCGAACCACTTCACACGCTCATTCGTGCTCTCGTTGGTGTCACGCAGCTTCTGCTCACGAGCGCGCAGGTACTCCATCTCGCTGACAATCTCGgccaccatctcctcgaTACGGCGGAGGTCGGTCTCAACAggcttgagcttctcctggACCTGAATGCTAGACCAGTCACGGGCATCAGCGCCGATGTCGACGTCGAGCTCGATGGACTTGTAGGGGTTGGCAACGGCGTCTAGTAGGTTGTCTGGTTAGcaccacatacatacaccacaCAGCAAATAGTATCCCTAGTATATCAAGAGACAAAATAACCAAGGTGTATAGACATACGACGAGTGGTGAGCTGGTTGTCAAAGCAAACATCGAAGGCAGTATCAGCGGGAGAAGTGAAGGCCTGGCGAGTCTCTCCGGCAATATCCTTAGGACGACCGTGGTCATTGCCCAGCGCATCCTTGATCTATTTCAGAAAGCAAAATAGTTAGCCAagtatattctttctttcgcaAGCGACACAATTTCAAGGTGGAATAAGGCATCGGGAGACAACAAAACAGCTGGCCCGACCAGCGTGCCTCCCGCAATCACCACAATCACCACAAACAACAATGGGGTGAGTTCCCACATACATGCATGTTAACAACCTGACCATCACCCTTGTTTCCGCTCACAATGGCCGTGACGACCACAAGCTGGTCCTTGAAGACGAAGTTGCGTATACATCGCTCGTTCTTCCCGCTCACGGCAGAGAGGTCGAACTTCAGGGCGGAGGTGAGTTGAACGaacaagagaaagagaagaccgAGGAAAGACCTCATTGTGAGACGGGTGGCCGCCATTGTTAATGGCAGTTGTGGCAGTGGccgggggggaggagacTATAATTGACAACGAGGCTCGGAAGCTGctgtgctgctgctattgATGCCACGCCGCGCTCTGGAGCCCAGGGGATCCCGATCGTTCGGTGGAACGTTTCTCCGGATATCGGCCCACACGCGGGATCTATACAAACTACATACAGTGCATTGTCTTTGGacacctacttactactcgAATCATTATAGTGTAGGGATGAAATATGAGATTAAGTTGTTAAAATTCCTTTCTATCAACAACTTAGGCGCTTGAAAAGTCAAGTAATCTCATTCATAGGCCATAATTGAAACTCTCTTCCTAAGGATACTAAGTAAATAAGAAAAGGTCCACGAAGTAGTGGAAGATAAAGGAAGAAATGTAGAGGGGGAATCAAGCGTGAGAAAGAAATACCGCTGGAAAGAGTGATACATCCAAGAGGTGCAAAGGCAGACCGCAAtccaaaagggaaaggaaataGAAGATATGAGCGAAAGGATAAAGCTCCAATATGGACAGGAAAAGGGCAAGGAAATAAAAGACAGTATCGGTCATCAGAGTTCGCCACGGCGAACAGGGCATGTCGTTTGCCTAACACATTATGATATCGTGTTCAAAGCAATGATTAGAGAGTGACAATGTAGAGAATTAGGACACAGGAAGGAGAATATAAGACGCATTTGAGGAGACACATCATGCCTCAACCTTCTTGCGGCGAACAAAGAGTCGCGAGAATCCCGAGTCCTTAGACTTGGTAGCAGCAGGAGCCTTGCTGACCGGAGGCTCAGGAGGTCCAGTGTTCTTAAGGAAATCTGCCAATGCGCTGGTCTCGGTCTGTCGCACCGAGGGAGTCTTGAGGTCATAGGCGCCATTCATGGCTCCCGCATTGCGCTCCATGCCGACTTTGACAGTATAGTTCGAAGCGCCTCCCATGTAGTTATCGGGCTGTTGACGCAGAGAGGTCTTGGAGGGTTTCGCCATAAGTGTCTTCTCGGATGCGGTGTTCCGACGCAGACGAGCTTTCACTGATGCTGAGCCCCGCCGAGAGTTTGCATTGGCCGCCAAAGGCTGTTGTGGCGGAGTGGGCTCTGGCGGGGGAACATTGCGCAGGAAGTCGATCAGACTCTCCTCATCACGTTTGGGCTTTGGCTCTTCAAGAAGCTCATCAagctcgtcgtcatcgtccaaGTCAATAGCGTAAGGGTCCGGTACACGGCGTCGTGTCCGTGGCGGACGGTGGTCATCGGATACGCTCACAGGAGCAGCAAATGTCGTCTTCGTTTCCTTGGCCATGACAGTCGGAGTGCTTGTCCGACTAGTAGATTCCAGAAGCCCTGTGCGAGAGCCCACGGAGACCAGAGAAGTCTCAGCTACCGATTGTGTGCTAGCCACGGAGGGAGCACCCTTTGTGCGACCTGGCTCAATAGCCTGGAGCTCGTCCGAGTCCATGGTATCCCTGAAAGGCGCAACAGTACGCGGGATACGATGAGCCCCAGCCGTTGGTGGGCCTTCCCGAATGAAATCGATCAAGTCGGACGACTGATCGCCCCGAG
This genomic window contains:
- the EMI5 gene encoding succinate dehydrogenase assembly factor 2 (COG:U;~EggNog:ENOG410PPQH;~InterPro:IPR028882,IPR005631,IPR036714;~PFAM:PF03937;~go_component: GO:0005739 - mitochondrion [Evidence IEA];~go_process: GO:0018293 - protein-FAD linkage [Evidence IEA]), with protein sequence MSAPRLINRFMRPSTSSISLTTTFARRSFGSSAVRQNSVNNNDRAPSTAPEHRKNQTNKPPNPHVPNTTSTMTKDFPKVGEKPAPPEMLNSVDPNYRPADPYPGRVEHFTGGRQETGAQKPELGVGEMEGITFKVEPLRREGEDVTTMRARLLYQSRKRGILESDLLLSTFADVYLADMNKEQLQEYDRFLDENDWDIYYWATQDPPAEGTEAAVSTEAGAQDTPTETWKRTGAKSGEWAQTVGAFKAAYRPVPSRWADSNVLRLLRQHVRDNSATGFHAAKTKKTGGPGLGRMPNVQVFNN
- the ERV25 gene encoding emp24/gp25L/p24 family protein (COG:U;~EggNog:ENOG410PKXU;~InterPro:IPR015720,IPR009038;~PFAM:PF01105;~SECRETED:SignalP(1-25);~TransMembrane:1 (n10-20c25/26o188-208i)), encoding MAATRLTMRSFLGLLFLLFVQLTSALKFDLSAVSGKNERCIRNFVFKDQLVVVTAIVSGNKGDGQVVNMHIKDALGNDHGRPKDIAGETRQAFTSPADTAFDVCFDNQLTTRHAVANPYKSIELDVDIGADARDWSSIQVQEKLKPVETDLRRIEEMVAEIVSEMEYLRAREQKLRDTNESTNERVKWFAFGTMGMLVGLGAWQVVYLRAYFRSKHLI